The Alnus glutinosa chromosome 7, dhAlnGlut1.1, whole genome shotgun sequence genome includes a region encoding these proteins:
- the LOC133874025 gene encoding uncharacterized protein LOC133874025: MEGAIGGHLAVQSSRPENKKRKTDGSSPSSNPSPYVVLIRMPIFERDWKVRRNYDRWYTMKIPADAVDGTEGSISEVWAQWCLDVKSTFALVGSDLYCFRGILFNYTGLVQNNISDVRKVNISNPTDHWIHVPPLDFPRCCAHNLVVGDKLYVLNKCPFSLCWGAEVYDPMTGVWESLPEPPYRKAYHIISAALENPNRILVATLPFLDYESEDEDEDEDKHKDIFANFIMYDVQNCCWKILGSEPRKIHPKCPLGEFGKALAVGNYLYWILDKANLLAYNFESDLWLTGDLKGLNISTNKHLDAILPCLIHLEKKRFCVIHTTEIDRYTPESYVQCILFDVFHMPELKSVRISFVSTIKYKTARTTSVRDAFLMGK, encoded by the exons ATGGAGGGAGCCATCGGCGGCCATCTCGCCGTTCAATCATCACGCccagaaaataagaagagaaaaacGGATGGTTCATCACCATCTTCTAATCCTTCTCCTTATGTCGTCCTCATCCGTATGCCTATCTTTGAAAGGGACTGGAAGGTAAGGCGCAACTATGATAGGTGGTATACCATGAAGATTCCTGCGGACGCCGTCGACGGTACAGAAGGGTCGATCTCTGAAGTTTGGGCACAATGGTGTCTAGATGTGAAATCTACCTTTGCATTGGTAGGCTCCGATCTATACTGTTTTCGTGGCATTCTCTTTAATTATACTGGTTTGGTTCAAAACAATATTTCCGATGTACGGAAGGTAAACATTTCTAATCCCACTGATCATTGGATCCATGTTCCACCCTTGGATTTTCCAAGATGCTGTGCTCACAACTTAGTCGTAGGCGATAAATTATATGTCTTAAATAAATGTCCTTTTTCTCTGTGTTGGGGTGCTGAGGTTTATGACCCCATGACTGGAGTATGGGAATCATTGCCTGAGCCTCCATATCGTAAGGCATATCATATTATCTCTGCAGCTCTTGAGAATCCAAACAGGATTCTCGTTGCTACGCTTCCATTTTTAGATTATGAaagtgaagatgaagatgaagatgaagataaacATAAAGATATTTTTGCAAACTTCATTATGTACGACGTGCAGAATTGTTGTTGGAAAATTCTTGGCTCTGAACCTCGCAAGATTCACCCGAAATGTCCTTTGGGTGAATTTGGAAAGGCTCTTGCGGTAGGAAATTATTTATATTGGATTCTAGATAAAGCTAACTTGCTGGCCTACAATTTCGAGTCGGATTTGTGGCTAACAGGGGATTTGAAAGGTCTGAATATTTCGACCAATAAACATCTTGATGCCATTCTTCCTTGTTTGATCCATTTGGAGAAGAAAAGATTCTGCGTTATACACACCACTGAAATTGATCGCTATACACCTGAGAGCTACGTTCAGTGCATCCTATTTGATGTCTTTCATATGCCCGAGTTGAAGAGTGTGCGTATATCCTTTGTTTCCACCATCAAATATAAGACGGCTCGGACCACTTCCGTCAGGGATGCCTTTTTAAT GGGTAAGTAG
- the LOC133874261 gene encoding adenylate kinase isoenzyme 6 homolog — MAQNGSVRGRRQPNILVTGTPGTGKTTTSSALAEATQLRHICVGDLVREKNLHDGWDNEFECYLINEDLVCDELEDLMEGGGNLVDYHGCDFFPERWFDRVVVLQTDNSVLYDRLSRRGYTGSKHSNNIECEIFQVLLQEAKESYQEDIVVALKSDTIEDITRNVESLTDWVRSWHPAS; from the exons ATGGCGCAAAACGGTAGCGTAAGAGGTAGAAGGCAGCCGAACATACTGGTGACAGGGACACCCGGGACGGGCAAGACAACGACGTCGTCTGCTCTGGCAGAGGCCACCCAGCTCCGCCACATTTGCGTCGGAGATTTGGTGAGGGAGAAGAACCTGCACGACGGCTGGGACAACGAGTTCGAGTGTTACCTCATCAACGAAGACCTC GTTTGCGATGAGCTTGAGGATTTGATGGAAGGAGGAGGGAACCTAGTGGACTACCATGGTTGTGATTTCTTTCCCGAGCGATGGTTTGATCGAGTTGTTGTGCTTCAGACTGACAACTCTGTGTTGTACGATCGCTTGAGTAGAAG AGGTTACACAGGGTCGAAGCATTCAAACAATATTGAGTGTGAAATCTTTCAAGTTTTGCTTCAGGAGGCAAAGGAAAGTTATCAAGAGGACATTGTTGTGGCATTGAAGAGCGATACTATTGAAGACATTACCAGAAATGTTGAGAGTTTAACAGATTGGGTGAGGAGTTGGCACCCTGCTTCCTAA
- the LOC133873098 gene encoding protein FATTY ACID EXPORT 1, chloroplastic-like — MAATISQLSCFAAVNGGVRLRRRLSFASPSLRCSKFTVFMSLEGRRTDASSPDVKSTLRYTADASELNVGGTSKSYPDLVEDAAGKLGMDEPVLENDIIQPKRGAKIHDFCFGIPFGGLVLSGGLLGFVFSRNPATLTTGVLYGGALLALSTFSLKIWRLGKSSLPFILGQAALSVVLLWKNFQAYSLTKKVFPTGFYAAISAAMLCFYSYVLISGGNPPPKKLKSSPSVASW; from the exons ATGGCCGCGACGATCTCTCAGCTCTCGTGCTTCGCTGCAGTGAACGGCGGTGTGAGGCTACGGAGGAGGCTATCATTTGCAAGCCCATCGCTGCGCTGCTCCAAG TTTACAGTTTTTATGAGCCTTGAAGGGCGCCGGACAGATGCTTCCAGTCCTGACGTTAAGAGTACTCTAAGGTATACAGCGGATGCATCGGAATTGAATGTCGGAGGAACATCAAAGTCATACCCGGATTTAGTAGAAGATGCTGCTGGAAAGTTGGGAATGGATGAGCCAGTTCTAGAAAACGATATCATTCAGCCAAAAAGAGGAGCAAAAAtccatgatttttgttttggcaTTCCCTTTG GTGGACTTGTTTTAAGTGGTGGacttcttggttttgttttctCAAGAAATCCTGCAACTCTGACTACTGGTGTGCTCTACGGAGGTGCTTTGCTAGCTCTCAGCACCTTTAGCTTAAAGATCTGGAGGCTAGGAAAATCCAGTTTACCGTTCATTCTAGGACAAGCAG CACTGTCGGTGGTCCTTCTTTGGAAGAACTTTCAGGCGTATTCATTG ACGAAGAAAGTATTTCCAACAGGTTTTTACGCTGCTATTAG TGCTGCAATGCTTTGCTTCTATTCATATGTGCTGATTTCGGGGGGAAACCCACCACCAAAGAAGTTGAAGTCATCTCCAAGTGTTGCATCATGGTGA